A single genomic interval of Microbulbifer variabilis harbors:
- a CDS encoding alpha/beta fold hydrolase: MFNQTEFPKPTLIPVNGVELEVFEAGQQNMGKPIVLCHGWPEHAYSWRHQLPVLAAAGYHVIVPNQRGYGNSSRPADITDYGIENLSGDLVALLDHYGYKDATFVGHDWGAMVVWGLALLHPNRVNKVINMALPYQARTEKPWVEFMEEFLGSDYYIVHFNRQPGIADTVLDANTSQFLRNIFRKNVPPAPPEPGMMMIDLAKAEAPLGEPLMSDSELAVFVSAFEKTGFMSSINWYRNLDRNWQILADVEPTIQKPALMIYGDRDLIPKAPNLKEFVPNVDIVSLNCGHWIQQEKPEETNQIILKWLEKQDAT; the protein is encoded by the coding sequence TTGTTTAATCAAACCGAATTCCCCAAGCCCACTCTTATTCCAGTCAACGGCGTTGAGTTAGAAGTCTTTGAAGCAGGCCAACAGAATATGGGAAAACCAATTGTGCTTTGTCACGGCTGGCCAGAACATGCCTATTCTTGGCGCCACCAGCTGCCTGTACTTGCCGCAGCCGGCTACCACGTTATCGTTCCAAACCAGCGTGGTTATGGCAATTCATCCCGACCTGCCGATATAACTGACTATGGCATTGAAAACTTGTCGGGTGACCTCGTCGCGCTTCTTGATCACTACGGATACAAAGATGCCACGTTTGTCGGCCATGATTGGGGCGCAATGGTGGTTTGGGGGCTTGCGCTATTACATCCAAACCGGGTCAACAAAGTTATAAACATGGCTTTACCCTACCAGGCTCGAACAGAAAAGCCGTGGGTCGAGTTTATGGAAGAATTTCTAGGAAGCGACTATTACATTGTTCACTTTAACCGACAGCCAGGCATCGCGGACACTGTGTTAGATGCAAATACTTCACAATTCCTTCGCAATATATTCCGCAAGAACGTACCTCCAGCACCACCAGAGCCTGGAATGATGATGATCGATCTCGCCAAAGCAGAAGCGCCACTTGGCGAGCCCTTAATGAGTGATAGCGAACTGGCTGTTTTTGTTTCCGCATTTGAGAAAACAGGGTTCATGAGCAGTATTAATTGGTATAGAAACCTTGACCGAAATTGGCAGATCTTGGCAGATGTAGAGCCAACCATCCAAAAGCCAGCACTTATGATTTACGGCGATCGAGACTTGATCCCTAAGGCTCCAAACTTAAAAGAGTTTGTTCCCAATGTTGATATAGTCAGTCTCAACTGCGGCCACTGGATTCAACAGGAAAAACCGGAAGAAACAAATCAGATCATTCTAAAGTGGTTAGAAAAACAGGATGCCACTTAG
- a CDS encoding helix-turn-helix transcriptional regulator — MSVRLRQDAIVRILRRNGTSTIADLAEEVGVSRRTVLRDISALRDEGFVIHSAPGPGGGLQLDPQLVQTTARLSVAEVFALLISVASMRAAGNLPFSGLADTGLAKIEKALPPDKVRDLRRFLDCLYIGKLSPKVDVSNIQEMEPALLPTFETAFLQRLQLSFQYRDAKGSVTSRVVEPQAMLILPPLWYLVAWDPARKDFRHFRMDRISNPEYLKGKTFRRRHVLFEDSVSPIRDLSR; from the coding sequence ATGAGTGTTCGCCTTCGACAAGACGCCATCGTGCGCATCCTTCGCCGAAATGGTACTTCTACGATTGCTGACTTAGCAGAAGAGGTCGGTGTATCCAGGCGTACAGTGTTGCGTGATATTAGCGCACTGCGCGATGAGGGCTTTGTTATCCATTCTGCCCCTGGCCCCGGGGGCGGCCTACAATTAGACCCGCAATTGGTCCAAACCACAGCGCGCCTCTCGGTTGCCGAGGTCTTTGCACTCCTTATCAGCGTTGCATCAATGCGTGCGGCCGGGAATTTACCTTTTTCGGGGCTTGCAGATACTGGGCTTGCCAAAATAGAGAAGGCTTTGCCACCGGACAAAGTACGTGATTTACGCCGATTTTTAGACTGCTTATATATCGGTAAGCTTTCGCCAAAGGTAGACGTATCCAATATTCAGGAAATGGAGCCCGCGCTGCTCCCCACTTTCGAGACAGCTTTTCTCCAGCGGTTACAACTAAGCTTCCAATACCGTGATGCAAAGGGGTCTGTAACCAGCAGGGTTGTTGAGCCACAGGCGATGCTGATTTTACCACCTCTATGGTATTTGGTAGCTTGGGATCCCGCACGCAAAGACTTCCGTCATTTTCGAATGGACAGAATCAGTAACCCTGAATACCTTAAGGGAAAAACATTTCGACGGCGACATGTCTTGTTCGAAGATAGTGTTTCTCCAATTCGGGATTTATCTCGTTAA
- a CDS encoding patatin-like phospholipase family protein, translating to MTMRILSIDGGGIRGILPGEILVSLEEKLKKESKNPDARIGDYFDLIAGTSTGAILGAAYICPNKKGKPKFSAREVANIYLEEGDDIFDVQFLQFLRTVGGIRDEKYSAHELERVLKYYFKKIKLSELLKPTCFVSYDIKNRKQIIFRQHCAKTGSEDFLVRDLLRGSSAAPTYFEAARIRPQLPFKTKYVLVDGGMVANDPALCAYSEAIKFSGVGGIEDMVIVSLGTGKKLREYYYQEVKDFGLYGWSRPVVDIALNGNSQMTDYHLEKIASTVKGRQYYRIEPLLFDAEKEMDSATPENLNNLKEAGKKNADEFDSVLEEIAEILVTPNKPHEYIPYHK from the coding sequence ATGACTATGAGAATCCTATCTATCGATGGAGGGGGTATTAGGGGAATACTGCCTGGCGAGATACTGGTATCTCTTGAGGAAAAACTAAAAAAAGAATCAAAAAATCCAGATGCCAGGATCGGCGACTATTTTGATCTCATTGCCGGCACAAGTACAGGTGCCATACTCGGTGCTGCATATATCTGTCCTAACAAGAAAGGAAAACCTAAATTTTCAGCTCGAGAAGTAGCCAATATCTATCTTGAAGAGGGAGATGATATATTTGACGTCCAATTCTTACAATTTTTAAGAACAGTAGGAGGAATTCGAGATGAAAAATACTCCGCACATGAACTAGAGAGAGTTCTGAAATATTACTTCAAAAAAATAAAACTGAGCGAGCTATTAAAGCCAACTTGTTTTGTTTCCTATGACATTAAAAATCGCAAACAAATAATTTTCAGGCAACATTGCGCAAAAACGGGGAGTGAGGATTTCCTGGTAAGAGATCTACTGCGTGGAAGTTCCGCTGCACCAACATATTTTGAAGCAGCACGTATCCGCCCACAACTACCATTTAAGACAAAATATGTCCTGGTGGATGGCGGTATGGTCGCCAACGATCCAGCCTTATGTGCTTACTCCGAAGCAATAAAGTTTAGTGGGGTGGGAGGGATTGAAGATATGGTAATTGTTTCTCTCGGAACAGGTAAAAAACTTAGAGAATACTATTATCAAGAGGTAAAAGATTTTGGTCTTTATGGATGGTCAAGACCTGTAGTTGACATTGCACTTAATGGTAACTCACAAATGACTGACTATCATCTGGAAAAAATCGCCTCTACCGTAAAAGGTAGACAATATTATAGAATTGAACCTCTGCTGTTCGACGCAGAAAAAGAAATGGACAGTGCCACCCCAGAAAACTTAAACAACCTAAAAGAAGCTGGAAAAAAGAATGCTGATGAATTTGACTCTGTATTAGAAGAGATAGCTGAGATACTAGTTACACCTAATAAGCCTCACGAATATATACCATATCACAAGTGA
- a CDS encoding NYN domain-containing protein, which yields MEKVAILVDVQNVYYTCRQIHKQNFDYNKFWSEATSGRKVVKAVAYAIDRGDRKQYQFQNILRSIGFEVKLKPFTQRSDGSAKGDWDVGITIDAMEYSSLVDTIVLVSGDGDFDILVHKLRLDRDKKVEVYGVPELTAATLFNAASKFIPIDNKLLL from the coding sequence ATGGAAAAGGTTGCCATTCTTGTTGACGTGCAGAATGTTTATTACACATGCAGGCAAATCCATAAACAAAACTTTGATTACAATAAGTTTTGGTCTGAAGCAACTAGTGGAAGGAAGGTCGTAAAGGCCGTGGCCTACGCCATCGATCGCGGCGATAGAAAACAGTATCAATTTCAAAATATCTTAAGATCTATCGGTTTTGAGGTGAAACTAAAACCCTTCACACAACGGTCCGATGGTTCCGCCAAAGGTGATTGGGATGTGGGGATAACGATAGATGCAATGGAATATTCAAGCTTAGTAGACACTATAGTTTTAGTTTCAGGTGATGGTGACTTTGATATTCTTGTGCATAAGCTCAGATTAGATAGAGACAAAAAGGTTGAAGTATATGGCGTACCAGAGTTGACAGCTGCCACATTATTCAACGCGGCAAGTAAATTTATTCCAATTGATAACAAGCTTTTACTTTAA
- a CDS encoding GFA family protein — protein MNSENTITSGGCLCGAVRYEVKGPLRNVVNCHCSMCQKLHGSFGPHTKARKINIKITKDDGLAWYKTSEVARRGFCQQCGSSLFWEPFNLDATGIIAGSLDGPTGLKTMGHIFTGEKSDFYEIDDDHPQFKKSSNGQLVNDYK, from the coding sequence ATGAATAGTGAGAATACAATTACTTCCGGTGGTTGCTTGTGTGGAGCTGTGCGGTACGAGGTTAAAGGGCCACTACGCAACGTAGTTAACTGTCATTGTAGTATGTGTCAAAAGTTGCATGGAAGTTTCGGCCCTCACACAAAAGCTCGCAAAATAAATATCAAGATAACAAAAGATGACGGGCTGGCGTGGTATAAAACATCAGAAGTGGCCCGCAGAGGCTTCTGCCAGCAATGTGGCTCAAGCCTATTCTGGGAACCATTTAATCTCGATGCAACTGGAATTATTGCGGGCTCACTAGATGGCCCAACCGGGTTGAAAACTATGGGGCATATTTTCACTGGCGAAAAATCTGATTTTTACGAAATTGATGACGATCATCCTCAATTCAAAAAGTCATCCAATGGACAGCTTGTCAACGACTACAAATAA
- a CDS encoding HNH endonuclease has protein sequence MEGTCFLCKENKELTVEHIIPQAIGGFLKEPIYCSGCNNKSGEDIDSTVTSAFARYASLMNVKRERGENQPFVVNDKESGLELEFRNNSFNRKTTIVEKETNSEGVLISAQIYARSTAELNKIKTGFSKKYNIPKCNFRLEQSEIPPPIGEVDLILTGNDLYRAIAKIAYGFACIKIPKERILSSHFDGIREYIKGERDSKFVSLNYESTSFMSDNNRPLNKICITYNRLEGIVIGYVAIFGAFRYTILLGEQLTSNIEWATIDHTADPIRRREIPTPNYFIPPRISKNEVLYPNQTEQSVIQALNDGLKLIRNHSDALSDIFVNITSRT, from the coding sequence ATGGAAGGAACTTGTTTTCTCTGTAAAGAAAATAAAGAGCTAACTGTAGAGCATATCATTCCACAAGCAATTGGGGGCTTTCTCAAAGAACCCATCTATTGCTCAGGGTGTAACAATAAATCCGGAGAAGATATTGACTCAACTGTAACTTCTGCATTCGCGAGATACGCAAGTCTAATGAATGTAAAGAGAGAGCGCGGCGAAAATCAACCTTTCGTAGTAAATGACAAAGAGAGCGGACTTGAACTAGAGTTTCGCAATAACTCATTTAACAGAAAGACTACAATTGTAGAAAAAGAAACTAATTCAGAAGGAGTTCTAATTAGCGCTCAAATATATGCGCGATCAACTGCCGAGCTCAATAAAATCAAAACGGGATTCTCCAAAAAATATAATATACCCAAGTGCAACTTCAGACTTGAACAGTCAGAGATACCTCCACCTATTGGCGAAGTTGATTTGATTTTAACAGGAAATGATCTGTACCGTGCAATTGCCAAAATTGCATATGGATTTGCCTGCATCAAAATACCCAAAGAACGAATACTATCAAGCCATTTTGATGGGATTAGGGAATATATAAAAGGAGAAAGAGATTCAAAGTTTGTAAGCCTAAATTATGAAAGTACAAGTTTCATGTCAGACAATAACAGACCTTTAAATAAGATATGCATAACCTACAACCGCCTTGAAGGAATTGTAATAGGCTATGTAGCAATATTTGGTGCTTTTAGGTATACCATATTACTAGGTGAACAATTGACCTCCAATATCGAATGGGCAACCATTGATCACACAGCAGATCCCATCAGAAGACGTGAGATTCCCACTCCAAATTACTTCATACCACCTAGAATATCAAAAAATGAAGTGCTTTATCCGAATCAAACAGAACAGTCCGTTATTCAAGCGCTAAATGATGGTCTCAAATTGATACGCAACCACAGTGATGCTCTCTCAGATATATTTGTAAACATTACTAGCCGAACTTAA
- a CDS encoding BrnT family toxin — MDFEWDENKRELNIQKHGIDFVSVIPVFDDPNAIEQYDSANSDLENRYQIIGMARPGVLFVAFTERDEGNTIRIISARRAGKSEIAKYRSMRRV; from the coding sequence ATGGATTTTGAGTGGGACGAGAACAAAAGGGAATTAAATATTCAAAAACACGGGATAGACTTCGTCTCAGTAATTCCAGTTTTTGATGACCCCAATGCTATAGAGCAGTACGACAGCGCCAATTCTGATTTAGAGAATCGATACCAGATTATAGGAATGGCTAGACCTGGCGTATTATTTGTAGCCTTTACTGAGCGAGATGAAGGAAATACGATTAGAATCATCTCAGCACGGCGAGCGGGAAAAAGTGAGATCGCCAAATATAGATCCATGAGAAGAGTGTAG
- a CDS encoding RES family NAD+ phosphorylase: MYKDSLKAYIQKKGSLKQCRYCKLENKSVSIKEFSDYLVKFIKKILVPTSDLSILEQSMIFECGSAEPRVFDLCDFFQTYDDFATEEFVEDFTNKLPEETDSNGNTILYAVDDGSLDELNDMEFRWNSFVEKLQRKERFFNSEALTFLDDLFKDFLESDDAQKAIITSISIETSIFRARRCVNKSEIKEIQKEPHTQLGPPPHNCTSDQRMTPIGISAFYGALDRNTCISEIRPLVGDAVITGEFRPLREFKLLDLNKLTQYSSELDIFSEGYLCRAHAAAFFEQLVFNMSRPARYGAKMPYLSTQVIFEYFSLRMGQLIRGVIYNSVQTGSNGKCIAIFPGYSAVNTEAVCMLSDQSFDFFQENKNSFFCIPESLRFHRIAGAKYTHQESKEDFLITANDRQLKLTGSQ, from the coding sequence GTGTATAAAGATTCTTTGAAAGCCTACATACAGAAAAAAGGCAGCTTAAAACAGTGCAGATACTGTAAATTAGAAAATAAAAGCGTTTCAATCAAAGAATTTTCAGATTATCTAGTTAAGTTCATCAAGAAAATTCTTGTACCTACTTCAGATTTATCTATCCTTGAGCAGTCAATGATATTTGAGTGCGGTTCAGCGGAGCCAAGAGTTTTTGATCTCTGTGATTTTTTTCAAACGTATGATGACTTTGCAACAGAAGAATTTGTAGAGGATTTTACCAATAAGCTCCCTGAAGAAACAGATTCGAATGGAAACACGATTCTTTATGCAGTAGATGATGGCTCTCTTGATGAGTTAAATGATATGGAGTTTCGCTGGAATAGTTTCGTCGAAAAACTACAGCGCAAAGAACGCTTTTTCAACTCTGAAGCCTTGACCTTTTTAGATGACCTTTTTAAGGATTTTCTAGAAAGTGATGATGCTCAAAAAGCCATTATTACTTCCATTTCAATAGAAACATCAATTTTTCGTGCACGCCGCTGTGTAAACAAATCTGAAATCAAAGAAATCCAGAAAGAACCGCATACTCAATTGGGGCCCCCGCCACATAACTGTACTTCTGATCAGCGCATGACTCCAATCGGCATATCAGCTTTCTATGGCGCATTAGACCGAAACACTTGCATTAGCGAAATTAGGCCTCTAGTAGGTGATGCTGTGATTACTGGTGAATTTCGACCACTTCGTGAATTTAAGCTTCTGGACTTAAATAAACTGACTCAATATAGCAGTGAATTGGATATTTTTAGTGAGGGATATTTGTGCCGAGCGCATGCTGCAGCATTCTTCGAACAATTAGTATTTAACATGTCACGACCAGCTCGATATGGAGCAAAAATGCCATACTTATCAACTCAGGTGATATTTGAGTACTTTAGTTTACGTATGGGTCAACTTATCAGAGGAGTAATTTATAACTCAGTCCAGACAGGCTCTAATGGAAAATGTATAGCAATATTCCCGGGTTACAGTGCTGTGAATACAGAAGCTGTATGTATGTTATCGGATCAATCCTTTGATTTTTTTCAAGAAAATAAAAATTCATTTTTTTGTATTCCTGAGTCGTTACGCTTCCATCGTATAGCTGGCGCTAAATATACTCATCAGGAGAGCAAAGAAGATTTTCTAATAACAGCCAATGATCGTCAGTTAAAATTAACGGGTAGTCAGTAA